tcctcatgttcattcattgttgccacatgagaactaacaacaggtgatgttactacagtgtcttgcatTGTTGGTACAGCgacaacaggtagcgtgaagaatggttcctgaaccatcgaagtgggcacgtatacccgcttctctttaaaattaatttctcgcgctaccatgctcccccttacCATATCATCCTCCTAGAACACATCATGTCTTGTTTCTAGAAACTTCGTTTGTCTGTTAGGACAATAGaaacgataaccttttgacttttctagatagacAATGAAATAGCAACTGACTGTCTTAGAGTATAGCTTCCatatgtttgggttaaagactttagccttagctggacaaccccacacatgAAAATAGTtcagtgagggttcctttcctatccacaactcatacggtgttttgggcaccaacttacttgacactcgattaagaatatgaatgatggtttttaacgcctctatccataaacttattggtaaagaagagtaacttatcatgcttctcaccatatccattaaggtacggttgcatcttttagctactctattctgttgAGGCTCACctggtatagaatactgggctactatatcattttcctataagaaccttgctaaaggtccagaaacttggccatatggggtgtgtcgactgcagtactctcccccatggtcggatcttactaccttaatctttaagttgtgctgattttctactttagccctaaatatcttaaatttatcaaaTGCTtttgatctttccttaattgaatAAATAAagctaaaacaataataatcatctgtgaatgttataaatgaatcataaccatccatactcttcacaggaaaaggaccacatatgtctgtgtgaactatttctaaaattcatgcACTTCGTTTGttatctttttttattttcttaacgtactttccttttatgcaatcaatgcattgttctaaatctaaaaattctaaaggcggaagaattgatttcttaatcaatcgctctattcttccCCTTGAAatatggtgaaagctctagtttggttttggttaattgatgaaaccctaagtgctaacctagtttatcaaagtgattatgagataggtagcactactctaagtgatgaagcaatgacgaaggtcatgacgatggtgatggcatggtgatgatcaaatgcttgaacttgaaaagaagagaaaaacaaaaggctcaaggcaaaggtataaatagtaggagccattttgtttcggtgatcaagacacttagcgagtgtgatcacatttaggttaaatagccatactattaagagggggtgaaactcgtattgaaatacggttatgaaagtgccactagatgctttaactcattgcatatgcatttaggatctagtgagggtgctaacacccttgaaaatgtttgtgaaaatatgctaacacatatacacaaggtgatacacttggtggttggcatattcgagcaagggttagaaacttcaccggcggagtgtccgcctgtagagtgcggacagtccgacgatgccatcggcgccctatacagaaaagataggggttcacagagtgaccggacgctggtagcgcagtgaccggacgctgggtcctgagtccggtcagtagcagctgtgagcacgcgtctcggtcttgtgaccggacgctggcacgaagagtgaccggacactcacagggtgcgtccggtcagtgctgatgtgaggcacatagaggaaacgttgagtgaccagacaccgggtgagtctggtcgagcatcatgaaatttcatgtttggaaccttacaggaaatgaccggatgctggggtcctacgtccggtcactttctaactgatgcatctggtcatcacttgactgctGAGATCGagtgatcagcgtttgaagctaatgacacgtggaaagcatcgggcaaccggacgctggggtcctgtgtccagtcgaactgaccggagcgtctggtcaccccgtgttgtgcccagtgaaggggtataacagctctatttcgtgggggcttctatttaagccccatggctgggtcaagctcactctcttggccatttgcattgacatagcaaccttgtgagcttagccaaagccctcccactcatcaccatcattgtttcatcatcattgtgagattgggagagaatccaaccgcattgcttgagtgattgcatctagtggcacttggcattcgtgtttcgctgtgggattcacttgttacacttggtggttgccgccacctagatggcttggagcagcgaggatcactgagcggaggttggtgattatctccgactccgatcgtggtgattgtgagggatcttGTGCCTTTCCcgacggagagccgaaaggtaactctagtggattgctcatgtcattgagttacctcacttgtgagtaggttcttgcggtgtccaattgtgtggacgaggttcgtgcaacacttcttagccaccgaaccaccaagtgttggtcgacacaacagggactagtgtgccggcaagcacgtgaacctcgggagaaaaattggttgtctcttgccctgtGGTATTCTtacggtgattgatttagtattcatcttgtaattgattcactcctctatacggcggtataatcaccctactcactcatttatatgcttgcaaactagttgtggcaagctctttagtgtaattagaattgagagcttgctttgttattttaagttcatctagtggagctctttagagtagcaagattgagagctcttagtgagtactaactttgcaagttgtgtgcctagtaatcattgcaactagaattgttggataggtggcttgcaacccttgtagagctagagcaagtttgcatttcgctatttgtcatactaatcaaattgctctagttgatttatagatatttaaataggctattcaccccccccttctagccatattaggacctttcatatggcctaaatgatagtgccataatttcgaagatgtatcatgaactctcttccgtttattacttgcattcatagacgaggaagaattctcattctcagtgctcacagtattcacattcttagaaagtgataataaataaagcttgttttatcagaaggcaagaccaacacacttattattatacACAATCCGACATttaccattaccaaaatggcaatcataaccatcatcgtCAAGTCGTGagacacttatcaagtttctacgcaaagagggtacataaatgatatttgaaagctgaAGTATAAAACCATCgtctaattctagagagagatctccaatggccTCAACTTCAGgttcaactccatttgctactgtaattcttatttctcctctttacaGGGTCCTCCTCGTACGAAATCCCTATAATAAATTTGCAATATGAACAGTTGCAcatgaatcaatccaccaagtagattttgcataacttaaaaataaggattcatctatgaatatAATGAAATCCTCATCTCTCGTCAGAAGGCTCTTCATgaagtctggacagtccctctGGTGTCCATGCTTCATGCACCATTTACACtgatccttctcaacttgagtattgttgttcttcggatggtgatcattctgaggggctttcccttgaggtttgacaTTCTTGTTAAAATTCTTTTTGTTATCCTTCACAGGGTTAGTAGaatcaccttatgagctttttagcctttcCTCTTCTTAaacacacattgcgatgagcttctctatatTTCACTTATCAGgctgcatgttgtaattaacaacaaaggtttcatattccttaggcaaagaagcaaaaaccaaatgaatcaggaactcatccttgagccccaaatccattggtttcTACTTAGAAGCCGTGTTGCCCATCTTTAGTATGTGTTCTCTTATCCCGCCACcagtgtatttctcattgaacaatttcttgatcaaagtactagcacaagcctttgaagagccaataaactgactctccactttcttgaGCTATTCTGTGGAGGTGTCACAATCTAGGATAGACCCCCTTATCGCATCTGaaatagtggacttagccaccatcaagcacttgcggtttgaaatGCCCCATTTCTTGTGTTCGAGATCATGTTTCATCCGCACTTCTGCATATCTCGCTGCcaagcagtgaaatcagcatcagactCATTTTCTTTCCTCACtgggtccactggctcagtaggacacggggaGGTAAGCGTTAGGTCATTTtcagacagcgcaagtgctagttcatacttctcttgccataccctatagttgcccccttcaagatgcggtatgtgcgagataaaagccattgggttgagtcatgaaaaacaccgtcagagatagtgagaaaagctgacataataattgcatgccttaatttaacgttggtcaaaattaaaacatacaatattcttatacactaattctacatcaccgttggacaaaaatagaattaatgcatgaaaaaacttatgaataaacattataatattgctattatcaacattggttagaaaaataacaatattataatttactgacaAAAAatgactgctcttcaaattaaattcttccattagtttgaatttaattagaagataataagctTTAACATTGCAACAGACACAtgaaaaaataatttatctacttttcagaagcattttactgtactaatctactctctgaaaatttttcccgttggttcaaattttgacagagattaaAACTAgacaaaaaaatcatcaaaatttgcttctaaaaataataaaacaaaaaaactCAATGTTTACTATTCATTCAGCCCCGCCTGGCGGAACAGTACGCGGCCCAGTCTATGTCGCGTCCGCGTGCGCGGCCCAACGGCGGCCCAACACAGCACGCATGCCCGCTCCCCcatgcccaggccgcaacctgggcctgggccaggaatTCGCTCACCCACATGGACTATTTTCGGTCCAACAATCGCCAGCCGTTCATCTTGATCGGACGGTCGTCCGCGCGTGTCGCTCGAATAAAATGATGTCGCGGCCATCTTCACCCGAACCCTAATTCCATTTTCCccttccttttctctctcttcgctgCAACGCCAGTTTTCTTTCCCCTTTCTCACCCCAAAACACGGCCGAAGAGAAGAGTGGTGGTGGCGCCGCCGTGGCACCCTTCGCCGGTGCACGCGTGTGCCTGGAGCTGTGTGTGGCACCGTCGAGCGGCACCGCGGTGGTGCTCTTTGCGTCCCCGCACGCGCTGCATTGGTGTTGCCCTAAACCCTAGCTCAAAGTGCGGCGCCGCCGTGGGTCCCCTTGTCGGAGTGcgcgctccccagtgggtgagcgcgTTGACATCGAGCGGTCCTGTGACGGTGCCAAGCTCGCGTGCACGGTGACGAGCGCGGCTCGACTTCTCCCCGCGTGCCGGCGAGGCGACGACGGGTGCGCGCAGCGGTGGCGACGGCGGTGAGAAACCGGGTAGGTCCTCCCCTTTCTCCGTCCAtccatctagggttagggttagggttttgagttTGGGGTTTCAATCCGATTGACAGATCGAGTCCCCTCCTTCTGAATTTCTTCGTGATTTCTACCCTAAGGACTATATCTACATCTAGACCAGGcaactgataccattgttagttaCATAGGATCGGCTAGGTGTAGATCAACCGGGTCTAACTGACATTTGGGATAAATAGTTAACCCTAGAACATATACCAGTAATGggaaaacagagagagagaggagtgcgGAGATGCAAACTATCGGCCGCCTTCGATgaagacgagctggccatcgCTGGTGCGTGGTGGAGGTGCGGTGGTGACTCAGTGAAGGCGCAGTCGCAGGGCGGTGGTGCAGAGGCGGGGTGAAGCCGGTGGTGgtgcttcccgccgctggcagtgccccctctctagatcggttagggtttgggatgtaggtggggtgtctggcggctcaggtgaaccatgtgccttgtgccccggcccccacctccctttttgTGGCGCTGTGCGacgagggcccaccaaccatagttagggttgggcgtccccgatcagaaCGCAGATCAAGGCCCAATTGGTCATTGGGCCAACTGGTGGGATTAATCTAACATCTTCCTCTTTGATTTGTTGCATCTTGATAGAAAATTTTGATTCTTATCCAATTTATGTTTCCTGTGCGTCCAGCCATCTTACAAATTTATTCTTCTTATTGTGTTTGAAGGGCAGAATGGCAGATTGGAGCTTGAGATTTATGTTGTGCATCAATCATGGATTCATGTCCAAACGTGACTCAGCAATGGTAGGCAGGAATGATTTCCTTTTTCTGTCCCCgtgactcaagccaacaagggTGCAGACTGCTGACTAGCCTTCAACTGACCAAGGAGCAAGTTCAGACTGATCATTGCAATCCATCATAATTTGTTTTTTGCTTGCTACGTTCCATTTTTGTTATCAGAATGTTTTCAGACAAAAATTGATTTCTTCTTGCAGTCTGATGGGCAACTAACAAGTCAATGTTGTGTAGCAACTTCAGTTTGATTATTATACAGCCTGTTGTTCATGTAGTTGGTCTCTAATCAAGCACAGTGGGAGAAGCTCTAAATTGTTTATATAATTCATTAGCACATATACTTGTTGCATAAGGCATATAGCTGGCATAAGCACAAAGAGAAAGGTCATGAATGAGCCAGGGGCAGTTATGCTCTTCCCAGTTATTTAGGACTCTTTCACATTCTTATATGCAAGGTAAAATTGCAGTGTAGAGTTCGGGCTTTGGACCTCTTATATTTGTTTCTCTATACAGGTGGCCTGGTTTCAGGCATTAAAATATTTTGTTTACACGGGTTTATGCTGATGGAGATAGCTCACTGTCGACATATTAAAGGCGGGAAAGGGGATGAGGGTTGTCCAAAGGCATAATGAATTTATGGATTTTGTACCAAGAATTCATAGGGAAGGTGTAGTAAGATCTGGTGTAAACAGAGTATCCGTTAGAAAGAATAATACATGGACTGTTCCTTACATTAAATGAAAATGGAGTTATTGCAGAGTTTGTTTTTCCCTATGCTAGGGGTAGAATTAAATTTGGCCAATATAGAGTATTTTCAGCTCTCCCTTTTCATTTCTGTGACCTTTGTTCCAATTTGTTTAAGTATTTGGTGATAGGCTGGATGATTACTGTGTTGTTAGTAGGTGCCAAATGAGGCAAAGGAAAGTTCAACAGACAGCATGTTCTTATCCTTTTATTTCCAATCACTTTACAGGTAATATTATTGCAATATCAATATGCAGattttgaatttgatgttttttgttttcttcttgcTAGCATTTTCAGTGCTTAATTTCTATTGATCAAAGCTATTATGATAGGTCAAGCACACAATTACTAATACTAAATTATATCTTCACTGCAGTACCAGTTTGCAACCTTCAAAATTATAGCTATAATAAGATTGGAAGTGGATATCTGATGATTTGTGAGGAAAAATTTCTCATTCAAAGAGGAGGCCTATTGAAGGTAAGTGAAATAAGCATCTACTGAATTTCTATACCTTCCACTATAACTCCGAAGATACATTCCCTCATGTGCTCCATCTTTAAAAAAAGGTTATGTAGTATCCTGCTTTCAACTCAACTTCGATAATAAAAGACATAATACATTGTAAGATCTACAATATAACTATACTCTTCAATCTAATAATGTGGTTGAATAACCAGGACAACTGGCTATAATAGTATAGGTGCAATTCCCTTTGTTTCAATAAGGTAAAAAATAATGACGTTGATTTCTTGCTGCAGCTGGAAAATTAATATTGGACAGAAATAGCATGTGGTAAGTTATTATTTTCATGTCCCCCTTGAGATGAATACCATGGGAAGAGATTATGTAGCAGTCCCATCACACAGAGGGATGGGAATGGGGTTGATTCTACGCTCAAGGTTAAACTGTCGAATCTTACAGCACCAACATGTGTTTTTTTAACCTaaaatacagcaggggaggcACCTACATGTGTTGCCTTGAATTCCTCCTTGGGAAAGCTCTATATTGATTACATGGTTCTGATGATTTCTTTAGTCATATGTTTGACATAATGATTTGTTTAATGAACTATTTTTCTTGCTATAATTTTGTCGTTCATGTTTGCCATAGGCTGTAGACAACAATTGCGACAACTGTGGTGTTTGTTGTTTAAATTTGCATCTTAGTGGCCTGTAGGTGTGGGTTGGAATAATCATCATTATATATATTCTGTTGGTTCTGCATGCCTAAAGATGCAGCTCAATTAATAGATATTAAAGATTAATACTTTTTTTTTAGAACTTCACAATGATATGATCAAATGAGGTGTCCTGCGAGTGAGAAATGAAATTGCTCATACCTAGGTTGAAACCCAAAACATCTGCTAGCCATCATAGTGAATTCTAGAGTGGTTCTCTTGTAAAACTAAAATATCTGCATGCAACCTCTACTTTTGGACAGAAAGCAAATGAATATGCATTTAATCATTAGTAATAATCAGTAAAAATGATCAACTTATGGTCAATGTTGTTTTCCAAGCACCCATCACACCCCAGGGCACAACTCAATGGTAATGCTATGTGTTCCCTAATGACATTTAGAGAAAACTCCTTTTTTTTGTTAAATGAGTATTCCACGGTGGACATGTGCAGGAATATGTAGTTTGATCCTTGGTTCTTCGATATGATGAATCTATTATTTGATTTGGTGGATGTGTAATTCAATTTGGTGCATCATAGTTTTATTTGATCACTGCAGCATTCAATTTGGTGACCGAAAAGCTTTTTGACAGGAAAAGCTCATCTTTTTTGAAGGAGTGGTATGTCTGAATAAGCTTCAGCTGACTTCGAGTGAATTGATTGAAATATGATTTACCTGTGGGGATAGTTCTTTGAAAACTTCAGAAACAAACCAAGGATCAGAGTGATCCTTATGCAAAACCCGTATCGAAAAGTCAGAACAAAGTAGCCTATGTTTCTTGGTCTTGGGGTGGTGATTTGTCATATGTAACTTTTGTTGGTAAACTTTATTAATATCTTTGAGCTTACTTGAGTGAGATTAATTGGTATTAATCAATAATAAAAGGAAACATATCATGGTGAATTAAGGCTGTATATGTAATTGTATCATCATGCATCGTACAAATATCCTTGAAAATTTATTCTTATTCCTCCTTCAGCAGGAATCTTAACGATTGGCTATtgacttttctttttttattcacGTGCGTGCCGCACGCGCATGTCCACTAGTAATAGGCAAAGTGTAGTAGAAAGTGTTATGCAAACCTACTCCATTTCCTTATTCAGCATTTCAGGGAACAACAAAATATCGAGCATTCGCATGAGGAATTGTGTATCTTGGTTGAATTAAACAGAACAAACAaggtcttgtgcttgtacttaaCACTGAGGAAGCTGCAAGCACCAAGCCTGCAATACTGTTCTATCCCCTCTTGAGATTATAAATAAAGAATAAGCCGTAATTCGCAATGGTAGTGGTACCTACCATATCAATTCCAAAGCGCTTAATTCCACCATATATCTGTGGTTCCAGAAATACATCTGCCTGTACAGTGTCAGCAAGTAAATATCACCATCTTTAGATAATAGAGTAGAACTACGAGATTATAAGCTAAAAGTTTTAGCCGAAAACTTATAGTACCATCTTTTTGAACGGACATTTTTGTTCCCCAAAGGGTTCATCACATTAGTAATTTCGGCGTATAATGGTGTAACGTTTTGATTTGGTACTTCTGAGTTGCTTATGTGAATAGAGATTTTTGTACAAGAATAACAGAATTTTGTAAAACCATGAATCCATGGTCGCATAGCATTGCAGCTACCTATTTAAATAAAAATGCTCAAACAAATAAGGAAATGAGGTTTGAAGAACAAACCAGCTGGATTTCGTTTCCTGTGCCATATTTGGTGATGCATCCTTTCAACAGCTTCTCAAGAGCTGAACATCCATGGAGAAATAGGAATTGAGATGTTAGGGCAGCAAAATTTAGGATATCACAAATTATAAAACAATGGCAGCGGACAGAGCACTTTTAAATCATGAAATGGGAACAGCATGATAGTCATTTGATTGGTATGGCTGTAGTTGTAGGCTTCTTTTTCATCTAATCTTAGCATAATTGACCAAAATGGTGACAGGGTACAGAACCTGTGAAGCCCCTATTGATGTGATGCTGGGTCCACTTAATTGCTTCATTGGAGTCTAACTTCTCCTCGATGAAATTCTGCAGTTAAGGCGAAGAACAAGTTTGCCACATctacgtcaaaaaaaaaaaaacaatcgatACAGTTACTGATATAAGTAACTGTTTGGGAGCTCCTGCGAACGAACTCACCCAGACAGGATAGTTTTGTAGTGGCTGGATGCTTGAACCCACGATGCTTGCAATCTGCAACTCAAAGAAAATATGACCATTTCATTGAGACGCACGGATTTGGAGTTGGCAAAGTAAATTAGGACGTGCTTTCGTTTCTGTTCATCATGAAAGTTAAGTGTTCAGGATAAAATTATTTCGGTAGTGTTCCTTTTTTCTGAAACTACAACTACTTGAAATGATTTTGGTGGCACAAAAATAGAGACTAACCTGGATATTCAGTGCTCTCTTTTTGGGGTCCTGTGGTAGCAGAGGATACTGGGGGTACTTGTCCTCTAGGTACTAAGAAACATGAACTTCATGATGGCCATTCATGGTGTAAAGCTACTCAAAATCTCAAATTCTACACCCTGCTGTATCATCAGTATATGTACCCCGTGCATGCCTATGCCTTACCAGCAAGATTGCAAACGAATCTGCGACAATCGTATCGCCATCGACCAATGCCGGAACATACTTGATTGGGTTCAGCCTCTCAAACTCTGTAGCCAAGAAGGGGCAAATTAAGCAGTTTTCAGTCCAATACTTCTGCACCTGGATTTTGTGAAGGAGAACACTAGTAGACATGTCGATGCTGAAACCATTTGTATGTAAGGACCTGGATCTGACTGCTCGTTTGCGAGGAGATTCACCGGCTTATACTCGTACTCCAGTCCTCGAGCCCACAGATTAAGATTATTTCAGAACGTTCATGTTCAGTTAACACCTCTGAAGCAATTGCCCTTGCGGCATGGGTCTGACGGAGCCATGAGGATTACCTTTGAGATTAAGGGCTATGCGGACGCGCTTCGAGCATGGGCTTCGCCAGAACGAGTAGAGCTTCAGCTTCGGGCTCTTCGCAGGTGGCACCGGGGCCGCCGTCATGGCTACCGCTCCGGTGAGCTCCTGAGTGAAATCGAACCAAATCAAAGAAGAGGCGGCCGTGATTAGTTGCTATGCTATAAGCCTACAGGTGATGAAACGGAGACCAAGCCGCATATACCTGTAGTGGCACGTTGGATAAATCATCCGACGCCATGACGCGATCGAGGCGATCGATGGTGTGTGTCGGGGGTCAGCGACTTCCGTTCTTGGTTTGGATGGTTTTGGAGCTTAGCTGCCGTGGAGCGAGTAGAGTAGGACAAAGTGCCCTCCAGTGGGGTGGGAGAATACTAAGCTCTTGTACAACAGGCATCCATAGTGGTGAAAGCCACCTGTTGTGCTGGTGTGACTTGGTGACTGTACGAGCTCATCAACCGCACAAAGTATATACTCTGGGCCTCGCAGGGCTCCGGGGATCGATAGGGGCTGTTGTTTACCGGAGCTGCTTCTCTCTCTTTATTTCCTCTCTTACAAACACCGCcgaagccggagaagctcgttttttgggctccgcggctccggctccctCTGGCACCTATCGGCCCGTGGGCAGCCGACAGgtgcgggagccggagccggagccgccggag
This sequence is a window from Miscanthus floridulus cultivar M001 chromosome 10, ASM1932011v1, whole genome shotgun sequence. Protein-coding genes within it:
- the LOC136484854 gene encoding glutathione S-transferase zeta class-like isoform X1, producing MASDDLSNVPLQELTGAVAMTAAPVPPAKSPKLKLYSFWRSPCSKRVRIALNLKGLEYEYKPVNLLANEQSDPEFERLNPIKYVPALVDGDTIVADSFAILLYLEDKYPQYPLLPQDPKKRALNIQIASIVGSSIQPLQNYPVWNFIEEKLDSNEAIKWTQHHINRGFTALEKLLKGCITKYGTGNEIQLADVFLEPQIYGGIKRFGIDMSVYPVLARLHEAYLEHPAFLAALPEKQPDAPSL
- the LOC136484854 gene encoding glutathione S-transferase zeta class-like isoform X2, which codes for MASDDLSNVPLQELTGAVAMTAAPVPPAKSPKLKLYSFWRSPCSKRVRIALNLKEFERLNPIKYVPALVDGDTIVADSFAILLYLEDKYPQYPLLPQDPKKRALNIQIASIVGSSIQPLQNYPVWNFIEEKLDSNEAIKWTQHHINRGFTALEKLLKGCITKYGTGNEIQLADVFLEPQIYGGIKRFGIDMSVYPVLARLHEAYLEHPAFLAALPEKQPDAPSL
- the LOC136484854 gene encoding glutathione S-transferase 2-like isoform X3 → MASDDLSNVPLQELTGAVAMTAAPVPPAKSPKLKLYSFWRSPCSKRVRIALNLKGLEYEYKPVNLLANEQSDPEFERLNPIKYVPALVDGDTIVADSFAILLYLEDKYPQYPLLPQDPKKRALNIQIASIVGSSIQPLQNYPVWNFIEEKLDSNEAIKWTQHHINRGFTALEKLLKGCITKYGTGNEIQLADVFLEPQIYGGIKRFGIDMGATIGYGKRSMN
- the LOC136484854 gene encoding glutathione S-transferase 2-like isoform X4 encodes the protein MASDDLSNVPLQELTGAVAMTAAPVPPAKSPKLKLYSFWRSPCSKRVRIALNLKGLEYEYKPVNLLANEQSDPEFERLNPIKYVPALVDGDTIVADSFAILLYLEDKYPQYPLLPQDPKKRALNIQIASIVGSSIQPLQNYPVWNFIEEKLDSNEAIKWTQHHINRGFTALEKLLKGCITKYGTGNEIQLADVFLEPQIYGGIKRFGIDMGFRTRRTL